GGGATGGCCGAAAAGACGATAAGCGAGGTGCGCACCGAGGCGAAGTGCAGGTAGATGACCAGGAAAATGAGGGCCATGGCCAGGGGCAGGATGAAGGCCAGCCTCTTTTCGGCCCGGGAGTGGTTCTCGAAGGTCCCGGTGAAGTCGTAGGAGACGCCGACGGGCAGTTCCAGCAGGCCGGCATCGCGCATGGAGTCCAGGTAGGTTTGGGCGGCCTCCACTGCGTGGATGGGCGTGATCCCGGCCTTGCCGTCGAAGATGACGTAATCCACGGTGAAGGCGTCTTCGCCCCGGATCATGTTCGGGCCGGGGGTGTAACGGATATCGGCCACCTGGGCCAGGGGCACCTGGACGCCGTCAGGGGTGGTCAACAGCAGGGAGCCGATGGCTTCCGGGCTGTCGCGCAGTTCGCGCTGGTAACGAAGACGCACGGGATAGCGTTCGCGTCCCTCTACGGTGGTTGTCGCCACCCGGCCGCCCACGCCGGTCTCGAGGGCCTCCTGCACCGCCTGGACCGAGAGGCCGTACTGGCCGGCCCGGCCGCGGTCGATGGCGACCTCCAGATAGGGCTTTGCCGTGATGCGGTCGGACAGCACCGAGGCCGGTTCGATGACCTTGACGTCGCGCAGGAAGCGCTCGATGAGCCCGGCGGACTGCTCCACGCTGGGTACGTCCGGACCTTTGACCCGCACGGCCACCGAGGCCCGGATGCCGCTTTGGAGCATGACCAGACGAGCGGAGATGGGCTGAAGCTTGGGGGCTGTCGTCACGCCGGGCATGCGGGCGGCGGCGGCGATGCCGGCCCAGATGTCTTCGGGGCTGCGCACGCCGGGCCAGGCTGTCCGGCCGGGGTTCAGATCCGGGTCCAGGGGCCGTCGCCAGAGGCGAAACGGCTGGCCGGCGTCGTTGGGGATGAGGCGGCCCTGCTCGTCGCGGGCGAAGACACCGCGCACGAAGTAGCCGGCTCCGTCGCCGGCCGGCATGGGCAAACCGTCGCGGTTCACGGCCAGCCCCACGGCCTCGGGGGCATAGAGGAAGCGGAGCAGGCGACCGTCCGCATCGGTCAGGTATTCCGGGTGATAGGTGATGACGGTCTCGATCATGTTTATCGGGGCAGGGTCCAGGGGCGTTTCGGCTCGGCCGAGCTTGCCAACCACTGCGGCCACCTCGGGCAGGCTGCGAAGGGCTGCGTCCTGGCGCTGGACAATGTCCAGAACTTCGGCGGTGGAAGCGTGGGGCATGGTGGTTGGCATGTACAGGAAGGATCCTTCGTCCAGGGAGGGCATGAACTCTTTTTGCAGGCCGGGAAAGGTCCGGTCTAGGGCAGCTAGGGGCGGGGAAACGCGCAGAAACTCCGGCAGCCAGCCGAAGAGGCCGGCAAATCCCAGCCAGACCAGCCCGCCCAGGAGCACCAAGGTTGCCGGCAGGGCCAGGAAGGTCCGTTTGTGTTCCAGGCACCAGGCAAGCATCCGGGCGTAGCGGCGGTGGAAGAGGTGGAAAGCCCCCAGCCAGACCCCGAGGATCAGGGCCACAAAGACAAGGTTGCGCACGATGCCGCGCTCAGGCCCCAGCGGCAGCCAGTGCCGGGTCAGGAGCACGGCCACGGCGGCAATGGCCGTCCAGATGGCCGCGCGGGTGAGCAGGGCATTGCGCTTTTGGGCCACGAAACGCCGGGTCAAATACAGGCCGCCCACGGCCGCCATGGCCAAGCCGACCACGGCGTCGAGAAAGAAGGCCAGGACTGCTCCGGCGTAAACGGCTATTTCATAGGGCGAGAAGTACTTGGTCCGATCCCAGTTGCGGCGGCGCAGGAGGAGTTCGGCAGCTGGCGGGATGAAGCCCAGGGCCACCACCAGGGAGGCTGTCAGGGCAAATGTTTTGGTGAAGGCCAGGGGGCGGAAAAGTTTGCCCTCGGCCCCGGTCATGAAGAAGATGGGCAGGAAGCCGATAATCGTGGTGGCGATGGAAGCCAGCACCGCACCGCCGACCTCGCTCGTCGCCGAAAAAACGGTTGCGGCCAGGGGCTCTTCCGGCGGGGCCTCGTCGCGTCGCCGCAGGATATTTTCGGTGAGGATGATGGCCATGTCCACCATGGTGCCAATGGCGATGGCAATGCCGGCCAGGGCCACGATATTGGCCTCGACCCCGAAGGCCTTCATCGCCAGGAAGGTCAGCAGTACGGCCAGGGGAAGCAAGGCCGAGACCAGCAGTGAGGCTCCCAGGTGTTGGACCATAGCCAGGACCACCACCACCGTAACCAGGATTTCCGAGACCAGGGATTCATCCAGGGTGTGCAGGGTCTCCCGAATCAGGCCGGAACGGTCGTAAAAGGGCACGACTTTGACCTGGCTGACAGTGCCGTCGGCCAAGGTGCGCTTGGGCAGACCCGGCTCGACTCGGGCGATGGCCGCTTTGATTCCGGCGATGACCTCCATGGGGTTGGCTCCGAAACGGGTCACCACCACGCCGCCCACGGCCTCGTGGCCGTCTTTGTCCAGGGCTCCCTGGCGCAGGGCCGGGCCGAAGGACAGCGTCCCGAGCTGGTTGAGAAAGACCGGACGGCCATCCCGCGTCGCCACCAGGGTTTGCCCCAGATCGTCCAGGCTCTTGATGAAGCCCAGTCCGCGCACCAGGTACTCCACCCGGTTGATCTCGAGAGTCCGCGCCCCCACGTCGAGGTTGGATTTCTGGACCGCCGCCCCGACTTCCTCCAGGGAGATGCCGTAGGACTTGAGCCGTTGCGGGTCCAGGTCCACCTGGTACTCCCGGACAAAGCCGCCGATGGAGGCGGCTTCGGCCACGCCGGGAACGGCAAGCAGGGCGTAGCGCAGGTAGAAGTCCTGCAGGGTGCGCAGTTCATTGGGCTCGAAGCCGCCGACGAAGCGGCCCTGGGCGTCGAGACCGTCCAGGGTGTACCAGAACACCTGGCCCAGGGCCGTGGCGTCAGGTCCCAGCCGCGGGGCCACCGCCGGCGGCAGGAGGCCGGGCTGCAGGCTGGCCAGCTTTTCGAGGATGCGGGTGCGGGCAAAGTAGAAGTCCACCCCATCCTCGAAGATGACGTAGACCTCGGAGAAGCCAAAGGAGGAGTTGGAGCGAACGGTCTTGACCCCGGAAACGCCGAGCAGGGCCGTGGTCAGCGGATAGGTGATCTGCTCCTCCACGTCGCGGGGCGACCGGCCGGGCCATTCACTGAAGACGATCTGCTGGTTCTCGCCGATGTTGGGTATGGCGTCCACGGCCACCGGGGTGCGCAGGAGCCAGGGCAGACGCCAGTCGAAAGGGGCCACGGACAGGCCACCGATGACGATCAGGGCGGCCAGAAGGCCGATGACGACTTTTTGGCGCTGACAGAAGGCGAGCAGGGGATCGAGCAAGCCGTGGGACGAGTTCGCAGCGGGCTGTTCAGGGCGTTCGGGAATGTGCATGGTTGCGATCCACCGCGTCCGATCTACTCGTTCACGGGCTTGGTTGAGGGCTGCGAATCCCGGGAAGGCCCAGTGCCGGGCAAAAACGTGACCGGGGGGGCTGGCTGGACGTGGCCGTCTGTGGCGGGTGGAGGAGCGGTCGTGAAGATCTCGGCCGGGGGGAACACCGGCGCCGGCGAGGGGCCGGGCGGATGTTCGCTGTGCGGGCCGCTCCTGGTGGTGGGCGGGGCGGCGGTCAGGCCGAAATCCTGCTGCCGGACGAGACCTTCGGGCTTGAGCAGACTCGGTTTTGCCAATATCTGACGCTCGCTGTCGAGTTTGAAGGCTCCCTGGACGACCACCTGTTCGCCTTTGGCCAGACCGGCCAGCACCACGTAGGCCCGGTCGGCCTTGGGGCCGAGGACGATCTCACGGCCTTCGAAGACGCCGGGCTTGCCGGGCACGGCCACGTAGACCACGGCCCGTTCGCCGGTGATGAGGGGGGCCGTGTCCGGGATGACCAGGGGGGCGCGCTCTGGGGCGGTGCCTTCCGAGGTGGGACGGCCCTCCTTGTCCAGCAGGGTCTTGACCTTGCCGCGCAGGCTCATGTTCGGCCGAAGGAGGGTCTTATAATCGTTGTAGCCCACGCCCACGCGAAAGGTCCGGCTCTTCTCGTTAAAAACCGGGTCGATGGTCGTAATCCTGGCTGTGAAGACCTCGCCCGGCCGGGCCGGGGAGGAGAATTCGATCCTCTGGCCGGCGCGCAGCCAAGGGAAGTCGTGCTCGAAAGCGTCAAAGTTGATCCACAGGAAGTACGGGTCGGCGATTTTGGCCAGGAGCGTGCCCTTGTTGGCGTACGCCCCTTGGACGGCGTTGGTCTCGAGGATCACTCCGCCCACTTTCGAGGTCAGGTTGGGCATGCGCACGGAAACGATGCCCGGGGGCTGCTCCAGGCGCAGCACCTGGTTGATGTCCCGGTCGAGGAGGCCAAAGCTGCGCAGGCGGGAGCGCAGGACGGCGAAGCGACGCCGGGCGTCCTGGATCTGCTGGGCATCGGGAGGCGGGCTGGCGGGATCCCGCAACGACGGGTTGACCGGCACGCCGATCTGACTGGAGACGAAGTCGGGGATAACCCGCACGAGGTCCAGGAGCTGGGTCTCCAGGTCGTAGAGCTCGGCGGAGTAGAAATCGAAGAGCTTCTGCTCGACGCGGATGTATTCCCCGACCCGGCGGATGTAGACCCTGTCCACAATGCCGTTGGTCGGGGCGATGATCTCGTTGATGAAGGCGTCGTCGTACTCCACTTGGCCGTAGAGTTGGACCGTGGCGGTCACGTAGCGGCTTTCCACCGGCGCGGTGCGGATGTCGGCCAGCTGCATCTGGGCCGGGTCCAGGTGGTTTCTGGACACAGCGCCCGGCTCACTGTCGCCCATGATAACCGGCGTCAGTTCCATGCCGCAGACCGGGCATTTGCCGGGAGCGGGCAGGGGCGGGATGTCGTTCATGGGGCAGGCGTAAAGGACCAATTTGCCTTCGGTGGATTCGCCGGCTCCGCTCTTGGAGGCCTCCGGCCCTTTGCCTGTTTCGGGGCTTTGGGAACAGGCGGCGGCTATGGCCAGCAGACAGAGGGCGGCCAGGAGGACCAGGAGGCGGGCCAGGGGCGCGGCGGACGGACGGACGATGGAGGTGTTCATGATGTCCTATCCCAAGGTGAAGTCTGAGACGAGCAGAGGCCAAAGGGCGATGGCCGCCAGCAGTCCGGCCCCGACCAGGGCCGCCTGGCAGAGGCGGCGTTGCAGACGCGGCAACGTCGCGGCCAGGGAAGGGATGCCGGCGGCCTGTTCCACGGCCCCGACCCCGGCCCCGCAGATGCCAAGCAGGAGCAAGGCGGCGTAGAGCGGGTAACCGATCCAGTCGTACTCGGCCTTAAGCAGGCAGAAAGGACAGTGGTGGGTGGGCAACTCGTACCAGTAGACGGAGATAAACGAGAGCACGGCCAGGATACCAATGACGAACATGCTTGCGGCGATCCAGGCGAAGAGGCGGGCGCCCTGGCCGGTGGCCAGGAAGTGGATGCCGCTGCGGATCAGGGCCAGCAGGCCGCCCCAGAACAGGACCTGGGTCAGGGCCGGCGGCAGGTGGGCCAGGGAGGCGGTCAGGGTCGTTGCCTCGTCGCTGAAGACCGCTCCGCAGCAGGAGGTGATGCGGTTTGGAGCCATGTGGGCGAAGAAGCCGAACTGCACATAGGCCTCAAAGAGCACCAGGGCGGTCAAGGGCAGGAGGAAGGCATATTTGGTCCGGATCAGGGGGTAGTCGTAGCCTTGGTTGTCCAGGTGGTTGATGATGAGCCAGATCCCGCAGCCCAGCGAGGATGCGATCTTGAGCAGCAGGGCCGTATAGCCGTAGCTGTTGACGGTGAAGGTTCCCACGGCGCACATGGCCCCCACGAAAAGGTGGTGGAGGTCCTCGCCGGCGTAAATGAAGAGGAACAGGGAGAGCAATTCGAAGAGCATGACGTAAGAGAGGATGGTGGAAATAAGGTAGGTCTTGCGCTCCAGGGCCAACTGGCGGGGATGGCTGTTGGCGAGGTCGAAATGGCGCAGGATGACCACCCCCTGCCAGGCGGCGTAGATCATGGTCAGACCGATGAGGCCCGAGACCAGGATCAGGGCGAGGACAACGGGCTTAAGCAGCATGGCGGTCCGTGGGCACGACCAGACCGTCGCGCAGGCTGACCACCTCGTCGACCACCGCGGCTTCGTGGACCAGGGCGTCGTGGCTGGCGATGACGAATGTCTTGCCCTCGGCCCGCAGCTGGCCGACGATGTCCAGAAACTCCAGGGACAGCGCGGTATCCAGGTTAGCTGTGGGTTCGTCGGCAATGATGGTCGCGGGATCGTTTATCAGGGCGCGGGCGATGGCTGTGCGCTGCTTCTCGCCGCCGGAGAGGTTCTCAATTTTCTGGTCGATCTTGCTCCCCAGGCGGAATTTTTCCAGGAGGGCCGCAGCCCGCTCCCGGACCTGGCCACGGGGCTGGCCCAGGGGATAGGACGGGACCATGACGTTCTCCAGGGCGGTCAGGCCGGCTATCAGATTAAAGCTCTGAAAGAT
The sequence above is drawn from the Desulfovibrio sp. TomC genome and encodes:
- a CDS encoding efflux RND transporter permease subunit; its protein translation is MHIPERPEQPAANSSHGLLDPLLAFCQRQKVVIGLLAALIVIGGLSVAPFDWRLPWLLRTPVAVDAIPNIGENQQIVFSEWPGRSPRDVEEQITYPLTTALLGVSGVKTVRSNSSFGFSEVYVIFEDGVDFYFARTRILEKLASLQPGLLPPAVAPRLGPDATALGQVFWYTLDGLDAQGRFVGGFEPNELRTLQDFYLRYALLAVPGVAEAASIGGFVREYQVDLDPQRLKSYGISLEEVGAAVQKSNLDVGARTLEINRVEYLVRGLGFIKSLDDLGQTLVATRDGRPVFLNQLGTLSFGPALRQGALDKDGHEAVGGVVVTRFGANPMEVIAGIKAAIARVEPGLPKRTLADGTVSQVKVVPFYDRSGLIRETLHTLDESLVSEILVTVVVVLAMVQHLGASLLVSALLPLAVLLTFLAMKAFGVEANIVALAGIAIAIGTMVDMAIILTENILRRRDEAPPEEPLAATVFSATSEVGGAVLASIATTIIGFLPIFFMTGAEGKLFRPLAFTKTFALTASLVVALGFIPPAAELLLRRRNWDRTKYFSPYEIAVYAGAVLAFFLDAVVGLAMAAVGGLYLTRRFVAQKRNALLTRAAIWTAIAAVAVLLTRHWLPLGPERGIVRNLVFVALILGVWLGAFHLFHRRYARMLAWCLEHKRTFLALPATLVLLGGLVWLGFAGLFGWLPEFLRVSPPLAALDRTFPGLQKEFMPSLDEGSFLYMPTTMPHASTAEVLDIVQRQDAALRSLPEVAAVVGKLGRAETPLDPAPINMIETVITYHPEYLTDADGRLLRFLYAPEAVGLAVNRDGLPMPAGDGAGYFVRGVFARDEQGRLIPNDAGQPFRLWRRPLDPDLNPGRTAWPGVRSPEDIWAGIAAAARMPGVTTAPKLQPISARLVMLQSGIRASVAVRVKGPDVPSVEQSAGLIERFLRDVKVIEPASVLSDRITAKPYLEVAIDRGRAGQYGLSVQAVQEALETGVGGRVATTTVEGRERYPVRLRYQRELRDSPEAIGSLLLTTPDGVQVPLAQVADIRYTPGPNMIRGEDAFTVDYVIFDGKAGITPIHAVEAAQTYLDSMRDAGLLELPVGVSYDFTGTFENHSRAEKRLAFILPLAMALIFLVIYLHFASVRTSLIVFSAIPVSWAGGFVMLWLYGLPWFMNLDLFGVNMRQLFQMHELALSLPVWVGFLALFGVATNDGVVMGTYLRDRFRQLAPGDVAAVRAATIEAGLKRVRPCLMTTATTILALIPVLTSRGRGSDLVVPMAIPPFGGMVFVLVTMFVVPVLWCWLEERRLTRVGTD
- a CDS encoding efflux RND transporter periplasmic adaptor subunit, which codes for MNTSIVRPSAAPLARLLVLLAALCLLAIAAACSQSPETGKGPEASKSGAGESTEGKLVLYACPMNDIPPLPAPGKCPVCGMELTPVIMGDSEPGAVSRNHLDPAQMQLADIRTAPVESRYVTATVQLYGQVEYDDAFINEIIAPTNGIVDRVYIRRVGEYIRVEQKLFDFYSAELYDLETQLLDLVRVIPDFVSSQIGVPVNPSLRDPASPPPDAQQIQDARRRFAVLRSRLRSFGLLDRDINQVLRLEQPPGIVSVRMPNLTSKVGGVILETNAVQGAYANKGTLLAKIADPYFLWINFDAFEHDFPWLRAGQRIEFSSPARPGEVFTARITTIDPVFNEKSRTFRVGVGYNDYKTLLRPNMSLRGKVKTLLDKEGRPTSEGTAPERAPLVIPDTAPLITGERAVVYVAVPGKPGVFEGREIVLGPKADRAYVVLAGLAKGEQVVVQGAFKLDSERQILAKPSLLKPEGLVRQQDFGLTAAPPTTRSGPHSEHPPGPSPAPVFPPAEIFTTAPPPATDGHVQPAPPVTFLPGTGPSRDSQPSTKPVNE
- a CDS encoding ABC transporter ATP-binding protein, with product MIRVENVTKVFNPGRPSEYTALRGVSVVTLENKVTVLRGPSGSGKTTLLSLMGCMTRPTSGRIYLGERNISSLPERFLSELRRTAFGFIFQSFNLIAGLTALENVMVPSYPLGQPRGQVRERAAALLEKFRLGSKIDQKIENLSGGEKQRTAIARALINDPATIIADEPTANLDTALSLEFLDIVGQLRAEGKTFVIASHDALVHEAAVVDEVVSLRDGLVVPTDRHAA